GGGCTACTCGCTCGACACGCCGCTCGCCCACATGGCGCAGCAAGCGCGCTGGGCCCGCTTCGCCGACGGCGCCGACGAGGTGCACCAATGGCGCATCGCCCAGCGCACCATCGACGCCTACAAGCGCGACAAATCGACGCGGGCGGCGACGGGAAATCTGCCGTTGTAGCCCCCAAGGCAGTACATGGACTCCGTGGGACAACGCCCGTTCACACGCTAGTCCCGACCGCCGTCGCCCCCAGTCCCCAGCCGGCCCGATCGACACGGCCCGATCGGTAGGCTTGCCTACGGGAGGGACTGCGTGATGGCGGCGTCAAAGGTTCCCAGCGCCGAGGCAGCTCTCTCCGCATCGTCGCGGCTTGTTGCGGCGACGAGTAGGGTCTGGTCCGTGCGTCGGTCCGCAGCGAGAATGAGCACGTTGCGCAGCGCGAACGGTTGCAAGTTGCGATGCGAGTTGCTGCGTGGCGAAAACACCAGCGTCACATGGGCGCCGGGAACGGTTGTCGCGCTGACTCCGTCTGTGCGGATTGGCAGTGACACTAGCTCGAGGCCAGAGACGCTGGCGGGATCGATCGGAGTGGCGCTGAGCTGGCTGGAAACGAGCGGAGAACCAGCGGTGATCGGTTGCAAGGCATAGCGACCAACCACCTCCGACGGCTTGGTGAAGCTCCCTCGTTCCAGGGCGAGACGCTTGAGGGCGACATCACCGAGCGTGATGACGTGAAATGCCGGCAGGCCACGGCTGCCGGCGACGACCTGCTCGACCCGAGCCGAAAACCCCGGCACGATGCCAACAGCCCGGAGCACGAGCAGCAACAGAACGATCGGTCCGATTAGGAACACGGCATCCTGGCAGCGGCGCTCCCGCTTCTTTCGTGTAGCATCCTCAGCCAACACCTGTGCAGCGAGCAATTCGGTCAAGCGGCGGACGCCGATGTGGGTATCCCGATTGAGCGTAGTGATGCCGTTGTCGAAGTCCTGCCCGACGCGTTCCCAGAGTTCGTCGATGGTGTGGATGTCAACGCCCGGTTCCTGTAGCCGGGCGATCTCGTAGCCCAAGACATACTTGAGTTCATCGATGGCGGTCATCGCTGAGGGGTAGCGGTGAAGGGTGGCGACTCGACCGACCTTATGGCTTAAGCACAATCACCGTTCCCCCGGGCAGATCCGCCATACTGGGCAGCGTTATCGTCACGCGGCCGCTCAAGATTGCGACGCGCACCATGCTCTCGTCTACCGCCCGAGGCAGCCGCACACCTAGAGCCCGGACGCCCTTGTGCTCGACCGCAAGGAGTGTCCCCGAGACTCTGACCTTAAGCTGTTTGACGTCAACGCCTGGCAGAGGCACTTCCATGATGGTCATATCGGGCTCATGGCTCCGTGATATCTCCATGAATTCCGAGCCCATAAGCAGATCATGATCGGTCACACTAACGACTGGCGCCTGAATTCCGACGTCACTCTTTGGCAAACGGCTCATTTTCCCCTGCCCTTTCCGGGGTCATACTACCCCTACGCTCCTGGCTGCGCCGTCTGGCTGACAGCCTTGGCTAGCGTAACTGCTCGATACGTCACCTCTACAATCCTACCGGAAGCCACTCGGTCTACCAGGAATTGGTAAGGATTGACCCCGATACACCGCACGAAACCACCGTCGGCACGGGCCGAATTCCACTCAAGCCAATATCCTTGTGGCAAGGTGTCGCCGATTACGAGGTTGCGTACCTCTATCGACTCAAGATTCCTTACGCGCAGGAATACGGTTACGATGTTGTTCGCAACCTTTATGCCCCGCGCAACCTCCAACTTGGCTGAACTCGGCACAGCCCGCGCGTACGTAGGCGCGGCAGGAATGGCAGGCGGGTCACTCGGGGATGGGCCGACAATCATTTGGCGAGAGATCTCGTACCACTGCTGTCGTTCCTCGCTCTGGGTGGACACCGTCGACGAGTAGCCCAACTGCTTGAGGAGATCGGAACGATACAAGTCAAACGCCCCCATCACGACCTGGCCCCACGCGCCCGCGCGCCCTATGGCAGCTAGGCAAAAGGCGTACGAAAAGCCCGCACACACTGTGACCTCAACCGACCAGATAGTCGCCGCACTCCATGCAGTCAGTGGAGTGCCCCTCAATAGTCCAACGGCAAGCAATGCCAACCCCAGCAGAGCACTCAGCAGAGAGCTGTTGAGCATGAAATCGAACGACGTCTTCGCTTCGTCGATCGTTGCGGCGTAGTCCTTGTCGATCTTAGCGATCAGCCGCGGCCAGAGCGTCACCGCGTCCATCTCATATTGCAGGTAGGGATAGTACTCGAAGGCGCGGATTACGTTCCCCAGACGCGTGGGCAAGACCAGCTCGACACGGCCCGGGAAGCCGCTTTCTGTGCGCTCCCAGAGCTTTTTCCACAAACCAATAATTTCGGTGTATTGTTTCGCGACTGTCTGATCTTCAGTGAGACGCTTGGCCATAGCCCGAAGCAGCGTGCGCATGCCTCGGATCCGCACGCTGGCTGCCGTCAGCTCGGCTTGGTACTGCCGAGTCCAGCGCTTCCCGAGCGACGATTCTTGCCAAGGGTAGCCTTCGTAGAAACGAATGATCGGAATGTTGAGATTGTACAGTGCCCCGCTGAGCGCCAGGGTGACCAACGAGATGACGACGACCTTCCACTGTACGTCGAGCGCTTCCAGCCCCGTCGGCCATACTGCCTCAGAAGGCAGCATCGGCGCCACCAACACCAGACTCAGGGCTACGAAGAAGGCGGTCGGCAGCAAGGTGCTCAGGATCAGCGACTTGCTGAATTGTCCGGAGATCGATGACAAGATGCTAGTCATGCCATGCCTCGCACCACCGAACGGACCGCACTATCTCACATTAGACCCGATAGAACCGGCGTCAGGTACAGACTCTACCACAACTGCGCCTGGCTTGTCACCTACATATAGTGTAGCCCGAGCGCGCCGTGCACCTGCATGGCGCGCTCCACGACGCGGTTCAGTATGTTGGCGACGATACACCCTGCCCTGAGCATCGTTGAAGGGCGCTGGCGCGCATGGCGCAGCACGCCCGCTGGGCACACTTCGCCGACGGCGCCGACGGAAGTGCACCAATGGCGTGTCGCTGCGCTCGGTGTCTGATGACAAATACCGCGTTCATGCCGGCTATCCACGACTGTTGTGCCTTGTTCAAGCACATTGACAGACTCCTTCAGAATCCGGTAACGGGCAGAGGTCTTGGCTCACCATGCCGGCGCGCCTCGGCGGCGCACACCGCAGAAGTCCTCCGCTGAGAGGTCGGCGTTCAAATCCGGCCCGGCGCAGCTGCACCCGGCGTTTCCCACTTCGAGCGGCCGACCCGACAGGCGGGGCGCGGCATGCCTCTGGCTCGTTCTCCTGGCGGCCATCCTCGTACGCTTGCCGAACTTGAACGAGAGCCTGTGGTTCGACGAGGTCATGTACACCGGCGTGGGATTGACGGGCGATTCCCTGCGCTGGGTCCTGTTTCACGACGTCCACCCACCCCTTTACGCACTGGTCGTCTGGGCGTGGATCCAGGTGTTCGGCGACAGCGAAATCGCCGTGCGCCTGCCGTCGCTGTTGTGCGGCCTGGCATCCGTTGCGCTCACCTTCGCGCTCGCGCAGCAGTGGTTTGGTTCGCGCATCGCGTTCCTCGCCGCGATGTTATTGGCTCTCTCGCCCGCCCACATCTGGTACTCGCACGAAAACAAGACCAACATGCTGCTGGTACTCTTGACTGTAACCCTCATATGGGGGCTCGATCGGGCCTGGCGTAGCGATCGCCGGCGGGACTGGGCGGTGTTCCTGATCGCGTCGGCGTTGGCGTTGTGGACCAACGTGTTTGCCGTGTTCGTGGTCCTGGCGGCTCTTCTTTGGCTGTGGCTAGAGGCCCTCCGAGCGCAGCGGCTACGGCGGGCAGTGGTCTCGACGATAGTGGTGATCTGCGCCTGTCTGCCCATTGCGATTGCCGATCTGAGGCAAATCGGGAGTTTGCAGCGCAGCTACCTTCGACCGTTTACCCTGGAGGAAGTGTACAAACTACTCCTCATTTATCTCAGCCACGGGAACACGCTGCGCACGCTGTCGCCGTATGCCCGGCTGGAGGCCATGCTGTTACAGCCGTGGCCGTTTTTCCTCGTGGATGGATTGTTCGCCTGTCTGCTGGTGGTCGGATTCGTCTGGCTGATTCGGAATGGCGGGAACGCCAAGCCGCAGCCACTGATGAACCGGCCGGCGCACCGCCTGTTGGTATTCTACTTCATCGTACCCTTACTTGCCCTTTGGGTCGCATCACGCATCCACGCACCCATCTACATCGAGCGCAGCATGCTGATTCTGCTCGTGCCGTACGTCATGCTGCTGGCCGCGGGCGTGTTTGCGATTCCACGTCCTCCGCTCCGGTACGTGGCGCTGGCGGCCTTGCTGCTGCTCAACGGCTGGGCCCTGCTGAATTTGTGGGTCATGAAGAGCGACACCTGGACCGTGTACAAGCAGAAGAACGACTGGCGGGCCGCGGCGCAGTTCTTCGGAGCGGAGATGCACAACAGCACCATGCCACTGGTGATCTTCGCGACCGCGCCCGCTTCGGTGTTGGTGTACTACGACCATCGATTCTCGGAGCTTGCCGATGCTGATGACGCGGGCCGTCCGGAAGCGAAGGCGCTCATCGCCTACGTGTCGCGTAATGGCGAACGGTCCCTTGCTGACCGGCTACGCCGTGACCACACCGACACGTGCTATCTGATCGAAGACCGGTATTGGGGAAACGGTTTTAACCAACTCCTCGCCGCCGTGACCAAGGACCCCGCCTTTCAGCTGCTGGCGCAGCGCTCGTTCAAGGGCCTCAACGTGTTCAAGTTCAGATTGCTGGCGGAGCCGTAACGACGATGAAGTTGTTCCGGCACTGCCGGGAACGCGGCGCCAACGTGAAGTGCGGCAGTTTGGTCGTGAGACGCGGGCCGGCGGCGCCGGTCGATCTAGCCGTACTCGCCGTCTTTGTCATTGGCGTATCCCTGCGAGTTTTGTTGGCGATAGTGAACGCCGACGCGAACGATTCGCACCTCCCTGTGATCCGCATCATTGCATTTGAAAATCGATTCCCCGAGAAATCTGAGGTGTGGGAGGCGTTCCAACCGAAGCTGTACCACGCCACGGTGGCTATGATCTGGAAGTTGTGGCCGACGGCCTCAATGTGGGTGTTGACGCGTATCGCCCAGGCGGTGAGCTGCACGGCTGGCATTGCCACACTTGTTGTGGTGCTCGTATTCCTGCGCCGGCTGAGCATCAGCCCCAGGGTGCGCTTCCTCGTGTTTGCGCTTGTTGCCCTCAATCCAGAATTGATCGGCATCAGCGCGCAGGCCACGAATGATGCCTTCGTCATTTTGTTCGGGACATTGGTGCTCTATTTCGGTTTCCTGTTTTTTCAGGACGGGAAGAGGAATGCGTTTGTCGCGCTGATTGTCGCCGCCTGCCTCGCCGGTCTTTCCAAAGGCAACGGATTAGTGGCCATCGCGGCGGTGTTGACCACGTTCGGTGTGGCAGCGCTGTGGCACAGCCCGACGTATAGGCTCCGCGGGGGCAATTGGCACTGCATGCAATGATATTCGCCGTCGTCGTCCTACCCATCGTATGGGAGATTGGTCCTTACGGGATGCATCAGCGCCAGTACGGTTCGGCCTTCGTGACGAACTGGCCCAGCTCATACGTTCGTCCCGGGTTCACCTCCGTGGCGCAGGGACTCCTGACCTTTCGTCTCCTCGACCTCATCCAGCATCCCTTTAACACGCACGGTATGACTCTTTACCCAGCGCACAGAACGTCGCTATGGTCGCGGCTATATGGGCAAGCACATTTTGTGCATTTCGAGCAGTGGCCACGCTCGTGGCAGTCGCGGGAGCCAGCCTTACAGGACCTTGGCCGGCTGCTCTTGGTGGTTGGACTCTTGCCGTCCGCGCTCCTGGGATGGCAATTGTGGGCAACTGGAGTGACGGCCGCGGGCTGGCTGTGGCGAAAACGTAGGGAGGGAACGGTGCTCTTCGGTCCCGTGCTACTCGCGCTCGCAGCCTTTGGCCACCTCGCCTTCGTGGCAGGTTATGCCTACCTCCAACCGGACTTCTCGAGCATGAAGCTGATTTTTATCTTTCCCGGACTGCTGGGCTTCGTCATGCTTCTCGCCTCGGCAACGGAGGACTTCTCCGGTTGGTGCAGCCAGCGGCCAGCGCTTGAGCCGCTGGTGCACTCTGTGTTTGCTGTGTTGTTGCTCGGCTATGTAATCGACGTCAGCGCCCTCATCCTGCAACTCTCGTAAGCCGGGCGTTGGCGGCGCACGGATCTGGAACCCATGGGGGACATAGTTGTGCGCCGCGCCAAGGCGCGGCCTTCGAGAAAGTGGTACCTCTCAGAAGGAAGGATGGAGCGTATAGAGGCAGAGGATGCCATCTTGCTCATTGATCTCCGCCTTGGTCGGCTCGCCGTTCACAACCTTGCGGACCAGCTCGATGATCTCACCGCCCACGTCCTCCAGGCATTTGCCCTCCAGGATGGTGCCGGCATTGATGTCCATGTCGTCCTCCATGGCCCGGCAGAGGGCGCTGGTACTGGCCACCTTGATGACCGGCACGATGGGGAAGCCGATAGGGCTCCCTCTCCCGGTGGTAAAGATCATCAAGTGTGCTCCTCCGGCGGCCACACCCGCCATGGACTCCGTGTCGTAACCGGGGGCGTCCATGAGGACCACGCCTTTCTGCGAAGGGATTTCCGCATAGTCGACCA
The nucleotide sequence above comes from Candidatus Binatia bacterium. Encoded proteins:
- a CDS encoding SAF domain-containing protein, which codes for MTAIDELKYVLGYEIARLQEPGVDIHTIDELWERVGQDFDNGITTLNRDTHIGVRRLTELLAAQVLAEDATRKKRERRCQDAVFLIGPIVLLLLVLRAVGIVPGFSARVEQVVAGSRGLPAFHVITLGDVALKRLALERGSFTKPSEVVGRYALQPITAGSPLVSSQLSATPIDPASVSGLELVSLPIRTDGVSATTVPGAHVTLVFSPRSNSHRNLQPFALRNVLILAADRRTDQTLLVAATSRDDAERAASALGTFDAAITQSLP
- a CDS encoding glycosyltransferase family 39 protein, encoding MNESLWFDEVMYTGVGLTGDSLRWVLFHDVHPPLYALVVWAWIQVFGDSEIAVRLPSLLCGLASVALTFALAQQWFGSRIAFLAAMLLALSPAHIWYSHENKTNMLLVLLTVTLIWGLDRAWRSDRRRDWAVFLIASALALWTNVFAVFVVLAALLWLWLEALRAQRLRRAVVSTIVVICACLPIAIADLRQIGSLQRSYLRPFTLEEVYKLLLIYLSHGNTLRTLSPYARLEAMLLQPWPFFLVDGLFACLLVVGFVWLIRNGGNAKPQPLMNRPAHRLLVFYFIVPLLALWVASRIHAPIYIERSMLILLVPYVMLLAAGVFAIPRPPLRYVALAALLLLNGWALLNLWVMKSDTWTVYKQKNDWRAAAQFFGAEMHNSTMPLVIFATAPASVLVYYDHRFSELADADDAGRPEAKALIAYVSRNGERSLADRLRRDHTDTCYLIEDRYWGNGFNQLLAAVTKDPAFQLLAQRSFKGLNVFKFRLLAEP
- a CDS encoding phospholipid carrier-dependent glycosyltransferase, coding for MKLFRHCRERGANVKCGSLVVRRGPAAPVDLAVLAVFVIGVSLRVLLAIVNADANDSHLPVIRIIAFENRFPEKSEVWEAFQPKLYHATVAMIWKLWPTASMWVLTRIAQAVSCTAGIATLVVVLVFLRRLSISPRVRFLVFALVALNPELIGISAQATNDAFVILFGTLVLYFGFLFFQDGKRNAFVALIVAACLAGLSKGNGLVAIAAVLTTFGVAALWHSPTYRLRGGNWHCMQ